The genomic window TCCAGAACAAAACAAAGGGTTAACTGAGTATTATTTAGAGAATGAAAGATGTCTTTTATGCGATATAATTGAACAAGAGTGTATGTATAAAAAAAGGATAGTTTACGAAACAGAGTTATTCTTAGTTATTTGTCCTTATGCTTCACGTTTTTCGTATGAAATGTGGGTGTTGCCTAAAGAGCATAGAGAGCATTTTGGTGACATATCTGAAAATGAAGTAAAAGAGTTATCAGTAGTAATAAAAAAAGCTACGAGTGTTATTGTAGATTGCCTTAATAATGCTTCCTATAATTTTATTATAAATACGTCTTCAGTAAATACACCCCAAAATCCTAGCGATCATTGGTTTGTTGAAGTTATTCCTAGGTTAATTGTACCTTCAGCATTAGAAGTTAGTACAGGTTATTATATAAATCCGGCTGCCCCAGAAGTGTCGGCTGAATTATTAAGAAAAGAGTTTAAAAATATAGACTAAAATAATATGTGAGGTAATACTATGTCCAATATTTTATACCCTAATGTTTATGTAGATTCGATTTTTGATATTTCTTTGGAAAAATTAAAAAAATTAAAAATTAGAGCTTTAATAATAGACCTTGATAATACTTTAACAGAGTGGAATAGTAATATAATTGCATCAGAGATTGAAGAGTGGTTTGAACAAATAAAAGATGAAGGTTTTAAAGCTTGTATTTTATCAAACAATGGTGAAGAAAGGGTAGTAAAGGTTGCTGACAAATTAGGCATACCCTATATTCCCAAAGCTGCCAAACCAAGAAGGAAATCTTTCTATAAAGCAATGGCACTATTAGAATCATCAGCAAAAGAAACAGCTGTTATAGGTGACCAAGTTTTTACAGACGTATTAGGTGGTAATCGTGCTGGTTTATTTACTATATTAGTTGTTCCTATAAATAGAAAGGAATTTATGGGTACTAAGATATCTCGTGCTATGGAATATTTTGTCTTGCGCCGTTTTAAAAATAGTAAACAAGATATATAATTGATTGAAATATCAACAGAATAATGACATAATTTAACAATAGCGGATGCTTAAAGCATTCGCTTATATAATATTGGAGGTTTTTCGGTGTTTATCAATTCACATACAAAATTACTTGGAATAATTGGAATGCCACTAAGTCATAGCTTATCACCTATGATGCATAATCAAGCATTGCAGAACCTAAAATTAGATTATGCTTACATACCGCTAGAATTTGAAGAATATAATTTAAGTAAGGCTATAGATGCAATTAAGGTTTTTAATATAAGAGGAGTTAATGTAACTATTCCTTATAAAGAAGCTGTTATTCCTTATTTAGATGAGTTAACTGATAGTGCTTATAATTGTAAAGCGGTTAATTTAATAATTAATAATAATGGATATTTAAAAGGATACAATACTGACGGTGAAGGGTTTATGTTAGGAATAAAGGAGCATGATATTGAATTAAAAGATAATGCGGTATTTATTGGTGCAGGAGGTGCAGCTAGGTCAATTGCTTATGAGTTAGCTCATGAGGTTTCTAGAATAGATTTTTTAGATTTAGATAGGCAAAGAGCAGTAGAGCTTGCTGATTTTATTACAAATAAAACCGATTGTGATTCAAACGGTTATTTAATGTTAGAAGAATTGTTTGTAGATTTAACTCTTAAAGCCGATATTATAATAAATTGTTCACCAGTAGGCATGTATCCTAAAGTAGATATATCTCCTGTAAGTTGTATAAAACACTTAGCAAAGGAAACAGTTTTATGTGATTTAATATATAATCCATTAGAAACAAAGTTATTGCAAATGGGTAAAGAACATGGCTTAAAAGTAATAAATGGATTACCTATGTTCTTATATCAAGGTGCTCTAAGTTTTGAATATATGACAGGGCATTCAGCACCATTAAAGATAATGAGAGAAGTGGTTACCAATCAAATTAAATAAAAATGGATTTACATTAATAGAACTTATATTAGTTCTTTTTATATTATCAATTATATTATTGATAACAACTCCTTCTATAACAAAAACTGTTGAATTTAACAAGTTAAAAACAGATTCTCATGAAATGGCAGCATTACTCAGACTAATGAGACAAGAGGCCATTACTACACAACATCCAAAAACTGTAGTTTTTTACATATATGGAGATAGGTATAATATATTATTTGGTGAGAGCTTTTATTTAAGTGAAGATATACAGTTTGTGGGTGAAACTTCTTTTACCGGAAATGTAACGGGAAATCCAGCGGTTACATTTTTGCCTTCGGGTTCACCTAACTCAGGAGGTACAGTCATGTTAGGAAATAGATACGATGATATAATGTACATAATAGTAAATCCAGTAGAAGGTAGAGTAAGAGTTTCTAATGAACCACCTGATCATTGGTATTAGATGGGAGGAGGTATTATTTTAGTATTAGAATTACTTTTTATATTTTTTGCTAGGATAATTGATGTTTCATTAGGTACCATTAGAATGATTTTTGTTATTCGTGGAGATAAGTGGCCAGCTGCTGCTGTGGGTTTTATAGAAATCTTAGTTTATACTTTAGCTTTAGCCCTTGTGGTTGGAGCATTAGGTGATCCGATTAAGTTAATTGTGTTTAGTATAGGCTTTTCTTTAGGTGTAGTAGTAGGGGTAGTCATAGAAGAAAGGTTAGCTTTAGGTTATAGGGGATTACAGGTAACTATTGATAAAGAACATGGATACATAACAGACGAATTAAGGGAAGAAGGGTTTCCTGTAACCTGTTGGGAAGGTAGAGGTAAAGCTGGAGAAAAGTTAGTTATGAATATAATAGTAAAAAGAAACTTAGCTCCATTTGTAGCTGAAAAGGTTTACGAAAAAGCCCCTAGTGCATTTGTTGTTTTTATGGAACCGAAGCAGTTTCGTGGAGGATACTTTAAAAAATAAAAATAAAAGAGGCGATAAAAATGTTTAGATATACAACTGCGGGTGAATCACATGGCAAAGGGTTGGTAGGTATTATTGAAGGGATGCCCTCTGGATTACCAATTACGTCTGAATATATTAATAAACAGCTTAAAAGAAGGCAACAAGGTTATGGTCGCGGTGGGAGAATGAAAATTGAATCAGACTCGGTTGATATAATTTCTGGTGTTCGAGGCGGGGTTACCACAGGTAGTCCTATTAGCTTTTTAATACACAACAAAGATTATGAAAATTGGCAAGAAGTTATGGATGCAGATGAAATTGTTAAGGGACTAAAAGAAGTAAAACGTCCCCGGCCAGGTCATGCAGATTTACCAGGAGCTATAAAATTTAATCATTTAGATATGCGAAATATATTGGAAAGGGCTAGTGCTAGAGAAACTGCTGCTAGAGTAGCGGTTGGAGCATTTTGTAGGAAATTATTAGAATATTTTAACATATATATATATAGCCAAGTCTTATCTATTGGAGAAGTAAGCACTTTGCCTAAAATTGTTAATAAAGAAAACTATCAAATGTTTTGTGATGAGATAGAAACTTCTATTGTACGTTGTGCTGACAAAGAATGTGAAAAAAAGATGGTAGAATGTATAGATAAAGCAAAAAATGCAGGAGAATCCTTAGGGGGAAGCTTTGAAATAGGGGTAATAGGCGTGCCTGTAGGCCTTGGAAGCCATGTGAGTTGGGAAAATAGGCTTGATAGTCAATTAGCTGCATTAATAATGGGAATACCAGCAATAAAATCTGTTGAAATAGGTGAAGGCATTGAAAATTCTAAATCTTTAGGTTCTTATGTTCATGATGAAATATTCTATAACGATACTACTGGTTTATATCGTAAAACAAATAGGTCAGGTGGTATAGAGGGTGGAATAAGTAATGGTGAGACAATAAATATTAAAGCTTATATGAAGCCAATCCCTACTCTTTATAAACCATTAACTAGTGTGAATATTTCTAACTGGAAGGAAGAAAAGGCAGATATAGAAAGATCAGATATATGTGCAGTTCCAGCTGCATCCATAGTTGGAGAAGCAATGTTAGCTTTTGGTATTACTAAAGCATATATTGATAAATTTGGTGGAGATAGTATTGTAGAAGTTGAAAAGAACTACTACAATTACAAAGATTATATGAAAAAGGTGTGGAAATGGGAAAAAATATAATTTTAATAGGCTTTATGGGTACAGGAAAAAGTACAATTGGCTATAAATTAGCAAGTCGTTTAAATAAGCAGTTTGTAGATATGGATAGAGAAATAGAAAAAGTAACTGGAATGACTGTAGCAGACTTATTTAGGCAGTATGGTGAAATTCGTTTTCGATCAGAAGAACGATTAATGGCTAAAAAATTAAGTGTACAAAATGATATTGTGATAGCTACAGGTGGTGGAGTGGTACTTGATCCAGAAAACATAAATGCCTTTAAAGAAAACGGAATAATTGTATGGCTTGATGCTAGTCCAGAAATAATATTTGAACGAGTTAATCGAAAGAAAGGTACAAGGCCATTGCTTAGAAAAAAAACTAGTATTGAGGATATTGAAAAATTTTCAAACGAAAGAGAGCCACATTATTCGTGTGCAGATTATCGATTTGATACAGGAAAAAATTTAGATGAAGTTGTTGAAGAAATAATTAAAGTTATAAAAGATAAAATATAATGCTATTGAAAGGAAAAACCTTATGCATAAAGTTAACGTTAATCTTGGGGACAAGTCTTATAATATATATATTGATAAAGGTCTTTTAGCTAATACTGCACAGATAATTAGTGAAGTATCAAGCACTAAAAAAATTTTGCTTGTTAGCAATCCTACCGTTTATTCTCTTTATGGTGAAGTAGTTATAAAAGAACTAAGAAAAGCTAATTTTGAAGTAATAAAAAGTATTATTCCAGATGGTGAACAATATAAAAATATGAAAGAAGCTTTAAAAGTTATAGATTTAGCAATAAAAAATAATTTAGAAAGATCAAGTATAATCGTTGCTTTAGGTGGTGGAGTTGTTGGTGATTTAGCGGGATTTGTAGCTTCAATTTACCACAGAGGAATAGATTTTGTGCAGATACCAACGACACTTTTGGCTCAGGTAGATAGCAGTGTTGGTGGTAAGGTAGCAGTAAACCACCCAGAAGGAAAAAACATTATTGGAGCATTTCATCAACCTAAAGCTGTAATAATAGATACAAACACCTTAAAGACCTTAGAGAAAAGAGATTATAAATCTGGTTTAGCAGAAATAACCAAATATGGTATTATTTTTGATAAAGAATTTTTCACATTTATAGAAAACAATTTAGATAAAATCAAAAGCATGAAAGATTTATTTGCTATAGAAGAACTTATTTCAAAATCATGTATAATTAAACGGTCAATAGTTGAATTAGATGAAAAAGAATATGGAATAAGAGCAATATTAAATTTAGGTCATACCTTTGGGCATTCCATTGAAAAACTTACAGATTATACAACTTATAGACATGGTGAAGCTGTAGCATTAGGCATTCTTTATGCAAGTGAACTTGCTGCAGATTATGGTAGTATAAAAACTTCAGAAAAACATAAAATCCAAAATTTATTAGTAAATTTAGAGTTATTAACTAAATTGCCAATGTTAACAGGTGAACAGATTTATAATGGAATGTTAAATGATAAAAAAATGGAAAACAACAAATTAAACTTAGTTCTACCAAAAGGAATAGGTGATTACATAATTACAGCTGATATACCAGAAAATGAAATAATACAAGCAATAAATAAAGTTAATGAAAATTTTTGATAACTTGCTTCGTTTCTTAATATTATAATAAAAAGAAGGAATCTTTCATTTAAGAAAGATTCCTTCACAAGCCCACAATAATCTACACTAGAGCTACTGCAAATTCCTGCGTAGCCCCTGACAATCTTTCGACTGCCAAAGACCATTACGAAACTTACAATAACCTTCGCTTGATCCGTATAAATCCCATAGAAGCATATAACAATCTCTCGACTATTATAACCCTCAAAAGCAAAATTACTTTCGAAATTTATACAGATCTTAGCTCGACTAACAAGTATCTCTTACGATTATATAATAGTCCTTCGGACTACTATATAACCTGCCAAAACACTTATCAATCTTCCCTCCAGCTAATACTGAGCCTTTTTTAGACCCAATATTAACTTTTGGTCGACTACTACAGAGCCGAATAAAACCCTGTAATAATCTTTGCTCAACTATTGTGAACCTGTTAGTCTTATTATGAACAAAATTAATAAAACTATTCTGCCAACTAATGGTTAAACCTTAAAATAAAAGTCGAAAAAACCAAGAAAAATTTTCTTTATTTTTACAGAAAAAAGTGGAAATAAAGTAAAAATAATATAAAATTAAGAAGAGAAAAGAAAAAATAATATTCTTATTTTAAGGGAGTTATAATGGCTAAATTGCATTCAAGTGAACAGTCTTTTAAAAAAGTGAAAACTATTTATAATAATGTAGACTTTAATTATAGATACGAAAAATTAAGTAGCTTAAATATAAACCCACAATCGATTAAGCTTGTACCTAATGTCTTATTAAATAAATATAATTTTTTACCTATTTCATTGAAGGAAAACACCTTAATTATCGCAGTAACAGATCCATATGACTTAACTATGAAAGACGAAATAAGTATAGCAACTGGTATGGAAGTTGAACTAGTAATAGTTGAAAAAAAGGACTTAGAGAGAGCTAGAAAACAATATTTAGTTATTAATATAGAATCAGATATTAATAAATCATTAAGTCAAATAGGCGAAAATAATAATGAAGCATATTCGACATTAAAAAAATCATATAAATTACAAGAAGACGCACCTATAGTAAGTATTGTTAGCACTTTAATGATACAGGCAGTACAAGGACAGGCTAGTGACATTCATATAGAACCTCAGAAAGAAGAGGTTAGAGTACGTTTCAGAATAGATGGACATTTACATAAGGTTTTAAGTTTGCCCAAATCGATATTATCAGGTGTTATTTCTAGGCTAAAAATTTTAGCAGATATGGATATAGCAGAGAAACGAATTGCTCAGGATGGTCATATAAACATGACTATCGAAGAGAGAGAAGTAGATTTTCGAATATCTACTTTACCCACCATATTTGGTGAAAAAGCAGTCATAAGAATACTTGATAAAGCTAATGCAATAACACAAATCAATTCTCTTGGTTTATCTGAAAAAAATAGAGCAATATTAGTATCTCTATGTCAAAGACCACATGGATTGGTACTAGTTACTGGTCCAACTGGATGTGGTAAAACAACTACATTATATAGTATGTTAAATGAAATAACAGATGAATCTTTAAATATTATTACATTAGAGGACCCAGTGGAGTTTTGTATTGAGGGGATCAACCAAGTACAAATTAATCCTAAAGCTGGGTTAACTTTTTCAAGTGGTTTAAGATCTATTCTAAGACAAGACCCTAATGTAATTATGGTTGGTGAGATTCGAGATTACGAAACAGCACAACTATCAGTACAAGCTGCCTTAACAGGTCATTTGGTTTTGTCTA from Candidatus Syntrophocurvum alkaliphilum includes these protein-coding regions:
- a CDS encoding YqeG family HAD IIIA-type phosphatase, which produces MSNILYPNVYVDSIFDISLEKLKKLKIRALIIDLDNTLTEWNSNIIASEIEEWFEQIKDEGFKACILSNNGEERVVKVADKLGIPYIPKAAKPRRKSFYKAMALLESSAKETAVIGDQVFTDVLGGNRAGLFTILVVPINRKEFMGTKISRAMEYFVLRRFKNSKQDI
- the aroE gene encoding shikimate dehydrogenase, which codes for MFINSHTKLLGIIGMPLSHSLSPMMHNQALQNLKLDYAYIPLEFEEYNLSKAIDAIKVFNIRGVNVTIPYKEAVIPYLDELTDSAYNCKAVNLIINNNGYLKGYNTDGEGFMLGIKEHDIELKDNAVFIGAGGAARSIAYELAHEVSRIDFLDLDRQRAVELADFITNKTDCDSNGYLMLEELFVDLTLKADIIINCSPVGMYPKVDISPVSCIKHLAKETVLCDLIYNPLETKLLQMGKEHGLKVINGLPMFLYQGALSFEYMTGHSAPLKIMREVVTNQIK
- a CDS encoding GspH/FimT family protein, with amino-acid sequence MITTPSITKTVEFNKLKTDSHEMAALLRLMRQEAITTQHPKTVVFYIYGDRYNILFGESFYLSEDIQFVGETSFTGNVTGNPAVTFLPSGSPNSGGTVMLGNRYDDIMYIIVNPVEGRVRVSNEPPDHWY
- a CDS encoding DUF2179 domain-containing protein, yielding MGGGIILVLELLFIFFARIIDVSLGTIRMIFVIRGDKWPAAAVGFIEILVYTLALALVVGALGDPIKLIVFSIGFSLGVVVGVVIEERLALGYRGLQVTIDKEHGYITDELREEGFPVTCWEGRGKAGEKLVMNIIVKRNLAPFVAEKVYEKAPSAFVVFMEPKQFRGGYFKK
- the aroC gene encoding chorismate synthase, whose translation is MFRYTTAGESHGKGLVGIIEGMPSGLPITSEYINKQLKRRQQGYGRGGRMKIESDSVDIISGVRGGVTTGSPISFLIHNKDYENWQEVMDADEIVKGLKEVKRPRPGHADLPGAIKFNHLDMRNILERASARETAARVAVGAFCRKLLEYFNIYIYSQVLSIGEVSTLPKIVNKENYQMFCDEIETSIVRCADKECEKKMVECIDKAKNAGESLGGSFEIGVIGVPVGLGSHVSWENRLDSQLAALIMGIPAIKSVEIGEGIENSKSLGSYVHDEIFYNDTTGLYRKTNRSGGIEGGISNGETINIKAYMKPIPTLYKPLTSVNISNWKEEKADIERSDICAVPAASIVGEAMLAFGITKAYIDKFGGDSIVEVEKNYYNYKDYMKKVWKWEKI
- a CDS encoding shikimate kinase — translated: MGTGKSTIGYKLASRLNKQFVDMDREIEKVTGMTVADLFRQYGEIRFRSEERLMAKKLSVQNDIVIATGGGVVLDPENINAFKENGIIVWLDASPEIIFERVNRKKGTRPLLRKKTSIEDIEKFSNEREPHYSCADYRFDTGKNLDEVVEEIIKVIKDKI
- the aroB gene encoding 3-dehydroquinate synthase, with amino-acid sequence MHKVNVNLGDKSYNIYIDKGLLANTAQIISEVSSTKKILLVSNPTVYSLYGEVVIKELRKANFEVIKSIIPDGEQYKNMKEALKVIDLAIKNNLERSSIIVALGGGVVGDLAGFVASIYHRGIDFVQIPTTLLAQVDSSVGGKVAVNHPEGKNIIGAFHQPKAVIIDTNTLKTLEKRDYKSGLAEITKYGIIFDKEFFTFIENNLDKIKSMKDLFAIEELISKSCIIKRSIVELDEKEYGIRAILNLGHTFGHSIEKLTDYTTYRHGEAVALGILYASELAADYGSIKTSEKHKIQNLLVNLELLTKLPMLTGEQIYNGMLNDKKMENNKLNLVLPKGIGDYIITADIPENEIIQAINKVNENF
- a CDS encoding GspE/PulE family protein, encoding MAKLHSSEQSFKKVKTIYNNVDFNYRYEKLSSLNINPQSIKLVPNVLLNKYNFLPISLKENTLIIAVTDPYDLTMKDEISIATGMEVELVIVEKKDLERARKQYLVINIESDINKSLSQIGENNNEAYSTLKKSYKLQEDAPIVSIVSTLMIQAVQGQASDIHIEPQKEEVRVRFRIDGHLHKVLSLPKSILSGVISRLKILADMDIAEKRIAQDGHINMTIEEREVDFRISTLPTIFGEKAVIRILDKANAITQINSLGLSEKNRAILVSLCQRPHGLVLVTGPTGCGKTTTLYSMLNEITDESLNIITLEDPVEFCIEGINQVQINPKAGLTFSSGLRSILRQDPNVIMVGEIRDYETAQLSVQAALTGHLVLSTLHTNSAALTVARLADIQIENFLLASCLAGVVSQRLVRKLCPNCSESYILDEHTAIRLGIREEAGAQFYRAKGCSMCRNLGYYGRIALQEIMIVGKSISDEINKGNTTENLLEKMAIEEGMSTIKSDGVTKAKQGITSLEEVLQAVLLESS